A stretch of Desulfitobacterium dichloroeliminans LMG P-21439 DNA encodes these proteins:
- a CDS encoding PSP1 domain-containing protein gives MVEVVGVRFKRAGKIYYFSTGDLALSANDKVIVETARGVEYGESVMAPRQVSEEEVVMPLKPVIRKATPEDELIVQANDIKEKEAFDVCLKKITEHQLPMKLVDVEYTFDGNKIIFSFTAEGRVDFRELVKDLASVFRTRIELRQIGVRDEAKMLGGIGSCGRVLCCSSFLGDFEPVSIRMAKDQKLSLNPTKISGICGRLMCCLKYESGDYDELKRAAQGRERCGKHCQKGDEEVIGLDDDVLKLEEENKPERGPAVPVGGKGRQEGRYKKGEKYKGKSEKV, from the coding sequence GTGGTTGAGGTCGTGGGGGTTCGCTTTAAGCGAGCAGGTAAAATATATTATTTTTCCACTGGAGATTTGGCCTTGAGTGCCAATGACAAAGTGATTGTGGAAACGGCTCGGGGAGTTGAGTATGGGGAGAGCGTTATGGCACCCCGCCAGGTGTCTGAAGAAGAAGTAGTTATGCCTTTAAAGCCAGTGATTCGCAAGGCTACACCTGAAGATGAACTGATTGTTCAGGCTAATGACATCAAGGAGAAGGAAGCCTTTGACGTTTGCTTAAAGAAGATTACAGAGCATCAGCTACCTATGAAACTAGTGGATGTGGAGTATACTTTTGACGGGAATAAGATTATTTTTTCTTTCACTGCTGAAGGGCGGGTGGATTTTCGGGAGCTTGTCAAGGATCTGGCTTCGGTCTTCCGGACGCGCATTGAACTTCGTCAGATCGGTGTTCGAGATGAGGCTAAAATGCTGGGGGGCATCGGTTCCTGCGGTAGAGTCTTATGCTGCTCTAGCTTTCTAGGGGATTTTGAACCCGTATCCATTCGAATGGCTAAGGATCAAAAGCTTTCCTTGAATCCAACCAAGATTTCGGGAATTTGTGGACGACTCATGTGTTGCCTTAAATATGAGAGTGGAGATTACGATGAATTAAAAAGAGCGGCTCAGGGTAGGGAACGCTGTGGGAAGCATTGCCAGAAGGGCGATGAAGAGGTTATTGGACTGGACGATGATGTTCTTAAGTTAGAAGAGGAGAATAAGCCGGAACGGGGACCTGCTGTACCGGTTGGTGGTAAAGGCCGTCAAGAAGGACGCTATAAGAAAGGGGAAAAGTACAAAGGAAAGAGTGAGAAAGTATGA
- a CDS encoding DNA polymerase III subunit delta', giving the protein MNVALQLVEKAAQEGRLAHLLLFHGGSAPERRQAGLAIAQRLNCTSNQEGEVPCQHCTSCRKIISGNHPDVEVMKPAKLSLGIEQVLAWQERVYRKHYEGRYKVFILEEVDKLTIPAANALLKVIEEPPERTLIILSAQNAEVLLPTIQSRAQAVYFPVRGEREWLESLDESIDAQEAKEAFQMGSQNPELAYGILAVGVEKAREWVRGFQQAIEERDFLQLFPLFSGNKAIEKKETEIYLQILAMRLGRQKEVNPRAILAVGKAIEQIQRQGNPRLVMEGLALELFREEGI; this is encoded by the coding sequence GTGAACGTTGCACTTCAGCTCGTCGAAAAAGCAGCTCAGGAAGGGCGGCTGGCTCACCTGCTTCTTTTTCATGGTGGGAGTGCTCCTGAGCGACGCCAAGCGGGTTTAGCGATTGCCCAGAGATTGAACTGTACTTCCAATCAGGAGGGGGAAGTGCCTTGTCAGCATTGCACCTCTTGTAGGAAGATCATTTCCGGGAATCACCCGGATGTCGAGGTTATGAAGCCCGCCAAGCTTTCCCTAGGAATAGAACAGGTTTTAGCTTGGCAGGAGCGAGTATACCGCAAACATTATGAGGGTAGATATAAAGTATTTATCCTGGAAGAAGTTGATAAGTTAACGATTCCAGCGGCTAATGCCTTGTTAAAGGTTATTGAGGAGCCCCCGGAAAGGACGTTGATTATTCTCAGCGCCCAAAATGCCGAAGTCCTCTTACCGACCATCCAAAGTAGGGCTCAGGCTGTTTATTTCCCAGTACGTGGGGAGAGGGAATGGCTAGAATCACTTGATGAATCTATCGATGCTCAAGAGGCCAAAGAGGCATTTCAAATGGGCAGCCAAAATCCTGAATTAGCCTATGGGATTTTGGCAGTAGGGGTAGAAAAGGCCAGGGAATGGGTCCGTGGATTTCAGCAGGCCATAGAGGAGCGGGATTTTCTCCAGCTGTTTCCCCTCTTTTCTGGTAATAAAGCCATTGAAAAAAAAGAAACTGAAATTTATCTTCAGATCTTAGCCATGAGGTTAGGACGTCAAAAGGAAGTCAATCCCCGGGCTATTTTAGCCGTGGGGAAGGCGATAGAGCAGATCCAAAGGCAGGGTAATCCCCGCTTGGTTATGGAGGGATTAGCCCTAGAATTATTCCGTGAGGAGGGAATCTGA
- a CDS encoding demethoxyubiquinone hydroxylase family protein translates to MDREDLLRRLNWFYSLEINQVELYKVQANQFKDFYAGKVFKHVASIEQSHVDNIANQITSLGGEPTTLGEVISPIIGMSLGSLMSLTGLERALQLNAEIERKAMSDYKKLVEDLVSSGEDSEEEICTLLKSNFIDEHLHTALFDMLRGNLMEDKIETI, encoded by the coding sequence ATGGACCGGGAGGATTTGCTTCGTCGGCTAAATTGGTTTTATAGCCTGGAGATTAACCAAGTCGAGCTCTATAAGGTGCAAGCTAACCAGTTTAAAGACTTCTATGCAGGGAAAGTATTTAAACATGTGGCCTCGATAGAACAGTCCCATGTCGACAATATCGCCAATCAAATTACAAGCTTAGGAGGCGAGCCTACCACCTTAGGGGAAGTGATTTCGCCCATTATCGGTATGTCCTTAGGAAGCTTAATGTCCTTGACCGGGCTGGAAAGAGCTTTGCAATTAAATGCTGAAATTGAGAGAAAGGCCATGAGTGATTATAAAAAACTTGTGGAAGATTTAGTGTCAAGCGGAGAGGACTCGGAAGAAGAAATCTGTACATTATTAAAATCCAATTTTATTGATGAGCATCTCCATACAGCGCTATTCGATATGCTGAGAGGAAATTTAATGGAAGATAAGATCGAGACCATCTAA
- a CDS encoding aminotransferase class I/II-fold pyridoxal phosphate-dependent enzyme: MLHLSGKMLQYQKQGMISFHTPGHKGKEEFFKDLHFPEQDLTELPGLDMLHSPQGVIDEAQKRAAEVYQSDSSFFLVNGATVGNQGMLMTLASIGMQEVGLVQAKVLVERQSHRSVMSGLVLSGLEPEYIPGIIHPEFRLPLGLMPVDVAMDEVLGIHLTYPSYYGSLPDLGKIIAQRDEKAPRKRILVDQAHGAHYLNPLFPPGALELGADMVLHSTHKTLSALTQGAMLHVKGPRITLSAVKRALELLQSSSPSYLLMASLERAVEYALDSTRWERLYEAVQELHDCVGGSLRLLNPRDIGTYGITQLDWSKILVNTRELGISAQACVEHLRKNYGIDPELWDEENILFLLGIGNTPEEIKILTEGLLSLEELRKKITLGEGCLLKQGQAEDPTLLIGEMPLPTRRLTPRQAYFAKKRQIPLRDSVGKILGESISPYPPGIPLIVMGEEMNCDILELLTRHQGRWQGWEDSGRGVWVIEEV, translated from the coding sequence GTGTTGCATCTAAGCGGTAAAATGCTTCAGTACCAAAAGCAGGGGATGATTTCGTTTCATACACCTGGGCATAAAGGGAAAGAAGAATTCTTCAAGGATTTGCATTTTCCTGAGCAGGACCTTACAGAGCTCCCGGGATTGGATATGCTGCACTCTCCTCAAGGGGTGATTGATGAAGCCCAAAAGCGAGCGGCAGAAGTATACCAAAGCGATTCCAGTTTTTTCCTGGTCAATGGAGCCACGGTGGGAAATCAGGGGATGCTCATGACCTTAGCCAGTATTGGGATGCAAGAAGTTGGTCTGGTACAAGCTAAGGTTTTGGTGGAGAGACAGTCCCATCGTTCGGTGATGTCTGGGTTAGTTTTATCCGGATTAGAGCCTGAATATATTCCCGGTATCATCCATCCGGAGTTCAGGTTGCCCTTGGGACTAATGCCGGTGGATGTAGCTATGGACGAGGTTCTGGGGATTCATCTAACCTATCCTAGTTATTATGGTTCATTGCCGGATTTGGGTAAGATCATTGCCCAGAGAGATGAAAAGGCCCCCCGGAAAAGGATTCTCGTGGATCAGGCTCATGGTGCTCATTACTTGAACCCTCTATTCCCTCCAGGAGCCTTAGAGCTTGGGGCGGATATGGTCTTACATAGTACCCATAAAACCTTAAGTGCTTTAACCCAAGGGGCTATGCTTCATGTAAAGGGACCGCGGATAACCCTATCTGCAGTCAAGAGAGCCCTTGAACTACTGCAATCCTCCAGCCCGAGTTACTTACTGATGGCGTCCTTGGAGAGGGCGGTAGAATATGCTTTAGATAGTACGCGTTGGGAGCGACTTTATGAAGCGGTTCAGGAATTACATGATTGCGTCGGGGGGAGTTTACGACTTTTAAACCCGCGGGATATTGGGACGTACGGGATTACACAACTGGATTGGTCGAAGATCCTTGTGAATACTCGGGAACTGGGAATTTCGGCTCAGGCTTGCGTGGAGCACTTACGTAAGAATTATGGTATTGATCCAGAGCTGTGGGACGAAGAAAATATTTTGTTTTTATTGGGGATTGGCAATACTCCTGAAGAGATTAAGATACTTACAGAAGGTTTATTGAGTTTAGAAGAACTTAGAAAGAAAATCACCCTAGGGGAAGGCTGCCTACTTAAGCAAGGACAAGCCGAGGACCCCACCCTATTAATAGGGGAAATGCCCTTACCAACCAGGAGACTCACTCCACGCCAAGCTTATTTTGCCAAGAAACGTCAAATCCCCCTGCGGGACAGCGTGGGCAAGATACTAGGTGAAAGTATTTCTCCTTACCCACCGGGGATTCCCTTGATTGTCATGGGGGAAGAGATGAATTGTGATATCTTAGAGCTCCTGACCAGACACCAAGGACGGTGGCAGGGCTGGGAAGATAGTGGCCGAGGGGTCTGGGTTATTGAGGAGGTTTAA
- the rsmI gene encoding 16S rRNA (cytidine(1402)-2'-O)-methyltransferase, translating into MATVQGGTLYICATPIGNLGDITLRALEVLKSVDLIAAEDTRHSRKLLDHYGITTPLTSYHEHNEKGKALELVKRLEQGATIALISDAGMPGISDPGQEIIQLCLARGLSLDVLPGANAGLTALLLSGMPNDHFLFHGFLPSQSSARKKELQNYAQLPFTQIFYEAPHRLLATLGDILMVFGEREAAVVREITKLHQNVHKGNLSALIEEFQTNSPRGEICLLIAPYIPTLPVGGAEEWSEEVEGLKEQGMKPNEAMKEVAQKYGVSKREIYQAVLKYKNS; encoded by the coding sequence TTGGCAACGGTTCAAGGGGGAACCCTTTATATCTGTGCAACTCCCATTGGAAATTTGGGGGATATCACCTTAAGAGCTTTAGAGGTACTGAAGAGTGTAGACCTCATTGCAGCGGAGGATACCCGTCATTCTCGAAAATTATTGGATCATTACGGCATCACTACCCCCCTGACCAGTTATCATGAACATAATGAAAAAGGAAAGGCCTTAGAACTGGTCAAGCGCTTAGAGCAAGGAGCGACTATTGCGTTGATTTCTGATGCTGGAATGCCGGGGATATCGGACCCGGGTCAAGAGATCATTCAGCTTTGTTTAGCAAGGGGACTTTCCTTGGATGTATTACCGGGGGCCAATGCGGGGCTTACTGCTCTGTTACTCTCAGGTATGCCTAATGACCATTTTTTATTCCATGGTTTTTTGCCCTCTCAATCTAGTGCTCGCAAGAAAGAATTGCAAAATTATGCGCAGCTGCCCTTCACGCAGATTTTTTATGAAGCTCCACATCGCTTGTTAGCAACCTTGGGGGATATCCTCATGGTTTTTGGTGAGCGGGAGGCTGCTGTGGTGAGAGAAATCACCAAGCTCCATCAAAATGTGCATAAGGGGAATTTAAGCGCGCTCATTGAGGAGTTTCAAACCAACAGCCCTCGAGGAGAGATCTGTTTATTGATCGCACCCTATATTCCCACTTTGCCGGTCGGTGGGGCAGAGGAATGGAGTGAGGAAGTGGAAGGTCTTAAAGAGCAGGGAATGAAGCCCAATGAGGCGATGAAAGAGGTTGCGCAAAAGTATGGGGTAAGCAAGCGCGAAATCTATCAGGCAGTTCTTAAGTATAAAAATAGCTAA
- a CDS encoding initiation-control protein YabA produces MSQLTQALTEVEEKLNSLIEEVQRLRPYVTSLEEENARLKRELCSLPEQETERVIANAERIQGVAHDNLERLYSEGFHVCHLHFGQPLEEGDCLFCMGFLRKD; encoded by the coding sequence ATGAGTCAATTGACCCAGGCCTTAACAGAAGTGGAGGAGAAACTAAACTCCTTGATTGAAGAAGTGCAGCGTTTGCGGCCTTATGTGACAAGCCTGGAAGAAGAAAATGCCAGGTTGAAGCGAGAGCTTTGTTCCCTGCCGGAGCAGGAGACAGAGCGGGTGATCGCTAATGCTGAGCGGATACAGGGTGTTGCTCATGACAACTTGGAGCGGCTTTATAGTGAAGGGTTCCATGTCTGCCATTTGCATTTTGGGCAGCCTTTAGAAGAGGGAGATTGTCTCTTCTGCATGGGCTTCCTACGCAAAGATTAG
- a CDS encoding GerAB/ArcD/ProY family transporter, translated as MERISTHQFTVLSAAIILGTTFMNSGAIVSGAAGRDGWLAILPGFALGIPFVFMVFSLIPKFPNKNLIEITEQVLGKWLGKGIGLLQVLIAFYFGALLMGQGLDMYSRTVLPLMSHYVLVFGTFIVVAYLYVSGIEVLSRFSEVVFPITFFSLLFIAAFSIQRFERGELFPILDNGIKPLALASWKVAPWPMEYLLFLAGLLPFLPRKAKDLKVLKKNALKAFVLVIAISTIMVIVQIMTFGPFETARLTYGLLVLGNMIEISRTVAGVEAIFTLIWMGVLTLKVAAMFFVVAWGLRSVFKLKGRKVIGFVGLMYVFIPLYSVRGMNVVVEIELLDGYFMLPFMMTWVVVVWGVDRWKRRKKSS; from the coding sequence GTGGAGCGAATATCTACCCATCAATTTACAGTTTTAAGTGCAGCAATTATTTTGGGGACAACCTTCATGAATTCGGGTGCAATTGTTTCAGGTGCGGCAGGACGAGATGGCTGGTTGGCAATCCTGCCAGGATTTGCACTGGGAATTCCCTTTGTATTTATGGTCTTTTCTCTGATTCCAAAGTTTCCTAATAAAAATCTAATCGAGATAACAGAACAAGTTCTAGGGAAATGGCTAGGGAAAGGGATTGGACTTTTGCAAGTTCTTATTGCCTTTTACTTTGGCGCCTTATTAATGGGCCAAGGGTTGGATATGTACTCGCGAACCGTTCTACCCCTAATGTCTCATTATGTACTGGTTTTTGGAACATTTATTGTGGTAGCGTATCTTTATGTCAGTGGAATTGAAGTGTTAAGCCGCTTTTCAGAAGTGGTTTTTCCTATCACCTTCTTTTCGTTACTTTTTATAGCTGCTTTTAGCATACAGCGCTTTGAGAGAGGTGAGCTTTTCCCTATCCTCGACAATGGTATTAAGCCTTTGGCCTTAGCTAGTTGGAAAGTAGCGCCTTGGCCTATGGAATACTTACTATTCCTCGCAGGACTTTTACCCTTTTTGCCTCGTAAAGCCAAGGACTTAAAGGTGTTAAAGAAGAATGCCCTCAAAGCGTTTGTGTTGGTCATCGCCATCAGTACAATCATGGTCATTGTTCAGATTATGACTTTCGGGCCCTTCGAAACGGCGCGCCTGACCTACGGGCTTTTAGTTTTGGGCAATATGATAGAGATCTCACGAACTGTAGCTGGAGTCGAGGCCATCTTTACTCTAATTTGGATGGGGGTCTTGACTCTAAAAGTGGCAGCTATGTTCTTCGTAGTAGCCTGGGGATTACGAAGTGTTTTTAAATTGAAAGGCCGTAAAGTAATTGGCTTTGTGGGACTTATGTATGTTTTTATCCCGTTATACTCCGTCAGAGGAATGAATGTGGTAGTGGAAATAGAGTTGCTAGATGGCTACTTTATGCTCCCATTTATGATGACATGGGTGGTTGTGGTATGGGGGGTGGATCGATGGAAACGTCGCAAGAAAAGTTCCTAA
- a CDS encoding spore germination protein, with translation MIKELTQRPYKKEIRKVEGIPIDKEWEKPISFTRIKEDLSRSSDIVFRNFILRGKEEIPCVLGVVDGLVDKHLLDSYVLRVIMVDAINDPAFRAITMDTIHDRLLELFTPANEVKKVSRMGEAIDAMLSGDAVLFIEESQEALVISARGWENRGVTAPQNESSIRGPKEGFNETLRTNTSLLRRRIKHPSLRLVSMKIGDLSKTDVVIAYIENVARADVVAEVLRRIGRIQINGVISGDILEELIEDHPYSPFPQVYNTERPDIVASDLLEGRVAIIVDGTPSVLIVPVTMAKFMQVNEDYYERAMIVVLIRSVRYWGAFIAVLAPSLYIAVTTFHQELIPTSLALSISAGRDAVPFSALGEALLMLLALEILQEAGLRLPKPIGQTIGIVGALIIGDAAVKASLISPIMVIVIGLTAVSSYTIPSYDLAMGIRLIRLPLMILAGTMGFFGLGVGLYLVLIHVLGLRSFGTPYLSPIAPLRIRAFLQDTFVRAPWWASRKIPELVDTHDPKSGGKK, from the coding sequence ATGATCAAGGAGCTGACTCAACGCCCTTATAAGAAAGAGATTCGCAAAGTTGAAGGAATTCCCATCGATAAAGAATGGGAAAAACCTATCTCTTTTACTCGAATCAAAGAAGATTTGTCCAGAAGCAGTGATATTGTCTTTCGTAATTTCATTTTGCGTGGAAAAGAGGAGATACCCTGCGTTCTTGGTGTCGTCGATGGTTTGGTGGATAAGCATTTATTGGACTCTTATGTGCTACGGGTAATTATGGTGGATGCCATTAATGATCCGGCTTTTCGTGCCATAACTATGGACACTATCCATGATCGTCTTTTGGAGCTCTTTACCCCAGCCAATGAGGTAAAGAAGGTTAGTCGCATGGGAGAGGCAATTGATGCCATGCTATCCGGGGATGCGGTGCTTTTCATCGAAGAGAGCCAAGAAGCTCTTGTGATCAGTGCCCGGGGCTGGGAAAATCGAGGAGTTACTGCACCTCAGAATGAATCCTCCATCCGAGGACCAAAAGAGGGATTTAACGAGACTCTACGTACTAATACTTCCTTACTGCGACGGCGGATTAAACATCCCTCGCTGCGTCTGGTCTCCATGAAAATCGGCGACCTTTCCAAGACAGATGTGGTGATTGCTTACATAGAAAATGTAGCGAGAGCTGATGTGGTTGCGGAAGTATTGCGGCGCATAGGGCGCATTCAAATCAACGGTGTGATTTCAGGGGATATTCTCGAGGAACTCATCGAGGATCATCCTTATTCCCCTTTTCCGCAGGTCTATAATACGGAGCGGCCGGATATCGTTGCTTCTGACCTATTAGAGGGGCGCGTGGCCATTATAGTGGATGGGACACCTTCCGTACTCATTGTGCCGGTAACTATGGCAAAGTTTATGCAAGTCAATGAAGATTATTATGAGAGAGCGATGATTGTTGTTCTTATTCGTTCCGTTCGATATTGGGGAGCATTTATCGCGGTGCTGGCTCCAAGTCTGTATATTGCTGTAACCACCTTTCACCAAGAGCTAATTCCTACCTCTTTGGCCTTGAGTATTTCTGCTGGTAGGGATGCTGTGCCTTTTTCTGCCCTCGGGGAGGCCTTGTTAATGTTGCTAGCCTTGGAAATTCTTCAGGAGGCGGGGTTACGGTTGCCCAAGCCGATTGGTCAAACCATCGGTATCGTTGGGGCCCTCATCATTGGTGATGCTGCTGTTAAAGCGAGCTTAATCAGCCCTATTATGGTCATTGTGATTGGACTGACCGCTGTGTCCAGTTATACGATTCCTTCCTATGATTTGGCGATGGGGATACGGTTAATTCGCCTCCCCTTGATGATATTAGCGGGTACTATGGGCTTTTTTGGCTTAGGTGTTGGGCTTTATCTCGTTCTTATTCATGTACTGGGCTTACGTTCCTTTGGGACACCGTATCTCAGCCCGATTGCGCCTCTACGGATCCGGGCCTTTTTGCAGGACACCTTTGTCAGGGCTCCTTGGTGGGCCTCCCGTAAAATTCCGGAGTTAGTGGATACCCATGACCCAAAGTCAGGGGGAAAGAAATAA
- a CDS encoding AbrB/MazE/SpoVT family DNA-binding domain-containing protein, with product MKSTGIVRKVDELGRVVLPIELRRTLGIDEKDALEIYVDQEKIILKKYEPACVFCNNAADIQVFRGKNVCRECAAAMGEAASGQSEAV from the coding sequence ATGAAATCAACCGGAATTGTAAGAAAAGTAGACGAATTAGGTCGTGTTGTATTACCTATCGAACTGCGTAGAACCCTGGGAATCGACGAAAAAGACGCTCTAGAGATCTATGTTGATCAAGAGAAAATCATTCTCAAAAAATATGAGCCTGCATGTGTGTTTTGTAATAATGCTGCAGATATTCAAGTATTCCGTGGCAAAAATGTTTGTCGCGAATGCGCGGCCGCTATGGGCGAAGCCGCCTCTGGCCAATCTGAAGCTGTTTAA
- a CDS encoding Ger(x)C family spore germination protein: METSQEKFLMHRFPIVILLITCLVLMGGCGGKREVDELAFVLGMGIDLGKEEGTYLITMQMAQPKPSGGGGAAELENRTISMEAPSLAIMVERVAETFNKYPFAGTARVIVLGEELSKSGINETLDFFQRFYEFRRSIYLLVAKGDAKDLLETELRTKKIPSHNLISTIESQKRQSAFPTTRLGHYLTILGRESQNPIIPTVEKVKSGDKDLYLPNDEGEELLIHKSCVFEDGKLVATLNDQETNGFLWLDDEIYSRYLYKKDENGIGITAWVLNSKTKYKIEEIDGKMGITFKIKARVAINEISGKHEEMDTKKWRDFMESLGPILEQAIQEECEAAVAKNRELGLDFIGIGRKIEIKEPKYWKQVKSTWPHCVSDTPVAYSIEVSIEHSGLARNSPVSPQKSESKEGSKTPQ, from the coding sequence ATGGAAACGTCGCAAGAAAAGTTCCTAATGCATCGCTTCCCGATTGTAATTCTGCTCATAACTTGTCTCGTGCTTATGGGGGGTTGCGGAGGGAAGCGTGAAGTGGATGAGCTAGCCTTTGTGTTAGGTATGGGAATCGATTTAGGAAAGGAAGAAGGAACCTATCTAATTACCATGCAGATGGCCCAACCCAAGCCCAGCGGTGGGGGTGGAGCAGCTGAACTCGAAAATCGAACGATCAGTATGGAAGCGCCCAGCCTTGCCATCATGGTAGAGAGGGTGGCTGAGACGTTTAATAAATACCCCTTCGCTGGAACGGCGCGAGTAATCGTTCTCGGTGAAGAGCTCTCTAAATCAGGTATTAATGAGACCTTAGACTTTTTTCAACGTTTTTATGAATTTCGGAGATCTATCTATCTCTTGGTCGCTAAAGGCGATGCTAAGGATCTTCTAGAGACTGAGCTGCGCACAAAAAAGATTCCTTCCCATAACTTGATTAGCACCATCGAAAGTCAGAAAAGGCAATCGGCCTTCCCTACTACCCGCCTGGGACACTACCTGACAATTTTGGGTAGGGAAAGCCAAAATCCCATCATACCCACTGTGGAAAAGGTAAAATCTGGGGACAAGGATCTTTACCTTCCCAATGATGAAGGGGAAGAGCTATTAATTCACAAATCCTGTGTGTTTGAAGACGGCAAATTGGTCGCCACCCTCAATGACCAAGAGACGAACGGTTTTTTGTGGTTGGATGATGAGATCTATAGCCGTTATTTATATAAGAAGGATGAAAATGGTATAGGGATAACTGCCTGGGTCTTAAACTCAAAAACAAAGTATAAAATCGAAGAAATCGACGGGAAAATGGGGATCACCTTCAAAATCAAAGCCCGAGTCGCGATCAATGAAATCAGTGGAAAACACGAAGAGATGGATACTAAAAAATGGAGAGATTTTATGGAGAGTTTGGGCCCCATTTTAGAACAAGCGATTCAAGAAGAATGTGAAGCCGCAGTAGCTAAAAACAGGGAGTTAGGATTGGACTTTATCGGGATTGGCCGAAAAATAGAGATCAAAGAGCCCAAGTACTGGAAACAGGTGAAGAGTACTTGGCCCCACTGCGTCTCAGATACCCCGGTTGCTTATAGCATTGAAGTGAGTATCGAACATTCAGGATTGGCTCGAAATTCTCCGGTAAGCCCTCAAAAAAGCGAATCAAAAGAAGGGAGCAAAACCCCCCAGTAG